The following proteins come from a genomic window of Montipora capricornis isolate CH-2021 chromosome 9, ASM3666992v2, whole genome shotgun sequence:
- the LOC138017759 gene encoding transmembrane protein 53-A-like: MPEGGDYTALVSNGEGCGGVSVMLSVDAGFFAVFDRKGDPNGISQQWKKWRGLFGLYLTGKGVTDDKQKRVLLFYMRQNKNVPYRSKFGAIVTETSSSLQQPNSSPVAVIFGWNSSKGRYLKKYTQIFEERGFDSICVPANPLNTFFRSGTKVKEISMHILDLLLDLKCQERPVFLYAFSNGGCAMFFHLMEALSYPGQPFYQAVPVVGTIFDSCPISPDINSLNTAMESVTDTLSNPALRMITWFSMRVFLPPVIYFNGTLQRFMNDLTESPLQCPQLILYSKTDRLAPYQDIESYAAARRSRGINIVTKCWDHSEHVSHYREHASDYLVAVNTFVDKCLGIYHLNRNECI, encoded by the exons ATGCCGGAGGGAGGGGACTATACAGCGTTGGTGAGCAATGGTGAGGGATGTGGTGGAGTTTCAGTGATGCTTTCTGTAGATGCTGGTTTCTTTGCGGTGTTCGATAGGAAAGGCGATCCAAATGGAATTAGCCAACAGTGGAAGAAGTGGAGAGGGTTGTTCGGTTTGTATTTGACGGGAAAAGGGGTGACAGACGATAAACAGAAGAGAGTGCTTCTTTTTTACATGCGGCAG AATAAAAATGTGCCTTACCGTAGCAAGTTTGGGGCGATTGTAACAGAAACATCCTCATCATTACAGCAGCCTAATAGTAGTCCTGTGGCAGTAATTTTTGGATGGAATAGTTCAAAAGGAAGGTACCTGAAAAAGTACACCCAGATTTTTGAAGAGAGAGGTTTTGACAGCATTTGTGTTCCTGCAAATCCtctaaatacatttttcagatcTGGAACAAAAGTAAAGGAAATTAGTATGCATATTTTGGATCTGTTGCTGGATCTGAAATGTCAAGAAAGACCAGTTTTTCTTTATGCCTTCAGCAATGGTGGTTGTGCCATGTTCTTTCATTTGATGGAAGCTCTATCATATCCAGGGCAACCATTTTACCAAGCAGTGCCTGTTGTTGGTACAATATTCGACAGTTGTCCCATTAGCCCAGATATCAACAGCCTAAATACTGCTATGGAGAGTGTCACAGATACATTGAGTAACCCAGCACTCAGAATGATAACTTGGTTTTCTATGAGAGTTTTTCTTCCTCCAGTGATATACTTCAATGGTACACTACAACGTTTCATGAATGATTTGACAGAATCTCCACTGCAGTGTCCACAGTTGATCCTGTATTCCAAAACAGATAGACTGGCTCCTTACCAAGACATTGAATCATATGCGGCAGCTCGCAGGTCCAGGGGTATTAACATTGTCACCAAGTGTTGGGACCACTCAGAGCATGTCAGTCATTACAGAGAACATGCTAGTGATTACCTTGTTGCAGTTAATACGTTTGTCGACAAGTGCTTAGGTATCTATCACTTGAACAGAAATGAATGTATTTAA